In the Helianthus annuus cultivar XRQ/B chromosome 11, HanXRQr2.0-SUNRISE, whole genome shotgun sequence genome, one interval contains:
- the LOC110888128 gene encoding uncharacterized protein LOC110888128 yields the protein MEALGKVHTRLAPASTAHAEESPVEKRVEKQPTKVRPTPVIDYSRLPYPARALQQKHAQEYGKFLEMFTQLKINLPFIEALQSMPKYAKFLKDLLKRKERIGELSNIPLTGGCSAVVLNKLLEKLTDPGTFTIPCFFGGAVTPAHALADLGANINLMPFSLYERLGLGELTPTRMSLSLADRSVKYPRGIVENLLVKVDKFVFPVDFVVLDMEADERVPIILGRPFLRTAKAIIDVFNGKISLRAGDEIVTFEIDRAMQHPGGEGVVDEHDEEEVEEVEEEQLDESDELSVPEPLELDAISDESTPVEIPPPLELKVLPSHHISS from the exons ATGGAGGCTCTAGGCAAGGTGCACACGAGGCTagccccagcaagtaccgcacacgcCGAGGAGTCGCCAGTGGAGAAGAGAGTAGAGAAGCAGCCGACGAAGGTTCGGCCGACACCGGTGATTGATTATTCTCGTCTTCCGTACCCCGCCCGTGCCTTGCAGCAGAAACATGCTCAGGAATACGGGAAATTCCTCGAGATGTTTACACAGTTGAAAATCAATCTTCCGTTCATCGAGGCGCTTCAGTCTATGCCTAAGTATGCGAAATTTCTCAAAGATCTTTTGAAGCGTAAGGAGAGAATCGGTGAGCTTTCGAATATCCCGTTGACAGGAGGTTGTTCCGCGGTAGTCTTAAATAAGCTACTAGAGAAATTGACCGACCCTGGTActttcacgattccatgtttcTTCGGGGGAGCCGTTACCCCTGCTCACGCCTTAGCCGATTTAGGGGCCAACATCAATCTGATGCCGTTTTCGTTGTATGAGCGACTTGGTCTAGGAGAGCTTACACCCACACGCATGTCATTGTCCTTGGCTGACCGATCAGTCAAGTATCCTCGTGGGATAGTAGAGAATTTGTTGGTGAAGGTTGATAAGTTTGTGTTTCCAGTGGATTTCGTTGTGCTCGACATGGAGGCCGATGAGAGAGTTCCTATTATTCTGGGCCGTCCATTCCTTCGAACCGCAAAGGCGATCATCGACGTCTTTAATGGTAAGATTTCTCTTCGTGCGGGTGACGAGATTGTCACATTTGAGATCGATAGAGCGATGCAGCATCCTGGAG GCGAGGGAGTTGTTGACGAGCATGATGAGGAGGAGGTTGAAGAAGTAGAGGAGGAGCAGTTGGATGAGAGTGATGAGTTGAGTGTTCCTGAGCCGTTAGAGCTCGATGCGATTAGTGATGAGAGTACTCCTGTAGAGATTCCACCGCCTTTAGAACTTAAGGTTCTTCCATCACATCACATCTCGAGTTGA